The DNA sequence TAGCTACCAACCAGCGCGCCGGAGAGTTGGCCTGCCTGGTCTATACGGTACCGGCTCAGAACCGGCACATCAACTACGAACACGGGCTCAGGGAAGGGCCCGAATGCGGTACCGAGCATACGCCCCAGTAGCAGGTAATCTGGTACGCCGGCCCATCGACCAACTCGCTGACTTTGGTCAGGCGGGTGAACGGTACCGCTTGTTCGACGACTGGGAGCGTGATGACCTGATCATGAGCCTGGTTCGTACCCGGGTATCGGCCCAAAAACATATTCAGAACAAAATGGTTGAGCACTTTACCCAGTGCGACAAAGAATACGGTCGGCGGGCGCGCGAAGGGCTTTAACAGGCCGCTGGCGACAATGAATAGAAAAAGCAGGGAAGCGTTTAGCAGGCTGAAGGAACGTTGCACCAGACGCGGGCCTGTGAAGCGAGCTATTTGGGGTACTAAACCATCATGTCCCGCAACAGCACCATTCGCCGTTGCG is a window from the Spirosoma rigui genome containing:
- a CDS encoding catalase-related domain-containing protein; the encoded protein is MRYRAYAPVAGNLVRRPIDQLADFGQAGERYRLFDDWERDDLIMSLVRTRVSAQKHIQNKMVEHFTQCDKEYGRRAREGL